In Dermacentor silvarum isolate Dsil-2018 chromosome 2, BIME_Dsil_1.4, whole genome shotgun sequence, the following proteins share a genomic window:
- the LOC119441914 gene encoding leukocyte elastase inhibitor-like, producing the protein MDKRPSAGLIVTIFWLAAAPTAVVSAPEDVSRATNELGMVLYRKVAETDPKGSNIFLSPVSVAAILGMVQLGSRGRTRQQINAALAGGADSNRLARSSSGDNDDLAAGFGELFKDLNSEKGYELRIASAVFLAAGLPIFERYKRDLEKHFASGVYSANFAENAREAADDVNAWVRDMTEDRIPKILEKPLPSSAPMLVLNAVYFKGLWQHPFKPEDTVTGEFFNEGGSSAVPVKMMHQKGEFVYALSESLDAHILELPYVGDRVDLVIVLPRRRDGLAELERKFSLEAAREPLAAALPRKVDVWLPKFQLQQAYSLKGALQSIGVRDVFSPRDANLTGVSSKRPISLDEVLHKALLDVDEKGTEAVALSSGIIRHSKTPGGEVEFKADHPFLFFIEDVRTQTLLFLGRLQRV; encoded by the coding sequence ATGGACAAGAGGCCTTCCGCAGGCTTGATCGTGACGATCTTCTGGCTAGCCGCGGCGCCGACGGCTGTCGTTTCGGCGCCCGAAGATGTCAGCCGTGCCACGAACGAACTGGGAATGGTTCTCTACCGCAAAGTGGCCGAGACGGACCCCAAGGGCAGCAACATCTTCCTGTCTCCCGTCAGCGTGGCCGCCATTCTGGGTATGGTGCAGCTCGGCTCCAGGGGCCGCACGCGGCAACAGATCAACGCGGCGCTCGCCGGGGGCGCCGACTCCAACCGGCTGGCCCGCTCGAGCAGCGGCGACAACGATGACCTGGCGGCCGGATTCGGCGAGCTGTTCAAGGACCTTAACTCGGAGAAGGGATACGAACTGCGTATCGCCAGCGCCGTGTTCCTGGCCGCGGGCCTGCCCATCTTCGAGCGCTACAAGCGCGACCTGGAGAAGCATTTCGCCTCGGGCGTTTACTCGGCCAACTTCGCTGAGAATGCACGCGAGGCCGCCGACGACGTCAACGCGTGGGTGCGCGACATGACCGAGGATCGCATTCCCAAGATACTCGAAAAGCCCCTGCCGTCGTCAGCGCCCATGCTGGTACTCAACGCCGTATATTTCAAGGGCCTGTGGCAGCACCCGTTCAAGCCAGAGGACACCGTAACCGGCGAGTTCTTCAACGAGGGCGGTTCTAGTGCTGTTCCCGTAAAGATGATGCACCAGAAGGGTGAATTCGTATATGCGCTGAGCGAGTCCCTGGACGCGCACATTCTCGAGCTTCCATACGTCGGCGACCGCGTTGATCTGGTCATAGTGCTCCCGAGGCGCCGAGACGGACTGGCCGAGCTGGAGCGTAAGTTCAGTCTCGAAGCGGCGCGTGAGCCTCTGGCGGCGGCGTTGCCGCGTAAAGTGGACGTGTGGCTCCCTAAGTTTCAGTTGCAACAGGCCTACAGTCTCAAGGGAGCGCTGCAGTCGATTGGAGTGCGCGATGTCTTCAGCCCGCGGGACGCCAACCTGACGGgcgtgtcgtcgaagcggccgATTTCCCTCGATGAAGTTTTACACAAGGCCCTTCTCGACGTCGACGAGAAAGGCACCGAAGCCGTGGCGCTCTCGTCGGGCATCATTCGCCACTCCAAGACGCCCGGAGGCGAGGTCGAGTTCAAGGCCGACCATCCTTTCCTCTTCTTCATCGAGGACGTGAGAACCCAGACGCTGCTTTTCCTAGGACGCCTTCAGCGTGTGTGA